In Benincasa hispida cultivar B227 chromosome 8, ASM972705v1, whole genome shotgun sequence, the sequence TAGGTACTTCTTAATCATGTTGATTATGGATCTAGTCATTCTaatcatatacaattatatCTACAATACTCATAGTTCACTATCGATATGGAACAGTGCGTTTATTATAGTTTTAGGTTGTCTGAGAAAAGAGGCAGCAATTCAACGTACTATACTATTAGATCCACATATCATGTCTTACCTACATCAGACTGGTTTTCTTGGAATTGCACAAATTAGATTGGCACCTTATTATAGCTTTGATAGAACGTCAGAGACCagaaacccacacatttcaTATGTCTAGTGAGGAATGCACAACTACGTTGTAGGATGTTGCAGTTCAATTTGGATTACTAGTGGACAGAGAACATGTGACTGGATTCTTGTAATATGATTGGAAACAAAATTGTAATGATTTTTTGGCATTCGACCAATTGATTTGAAATGCTCAAAATTGAGTATCTCGTAGTTAGTGTCGCAATTTACAGAGTTGTTCCCCGTTGCTGACGAGATCAACGCATACAGATATGCACAAGCATATATTATGCAATCTATTGGAAGATTTCTGTTCGCCGACAAGTCCAATATGTTGGTATATCTTATGTTTCTTCCACTGTTGGCCAATTTTGAGCAAGTTTGAACGTACTCATGAGGTGGTGCCTACCTTGCATGGCTTTAGAGAGAATTATGTCAGGCTAGCCCTACACCAACTTTGAAAATAGTAGACCCCACTGATATTACTACAAGTATGGGCTTATGATAGATTTAACATTGTAGCACCGCAAGTAAAGTTACAGACTCCATATCATTTTATGGGACATCCATTCAATGCCAGATATTATTTTCTTTACATATTTATTCCcttatcattttatgtaataaaatattttaattgttttatattcattttagATGGAGCAATATCTTAGTTGCATCTGAATAGTTAGCAAACATGTTGATAGTATACTGACTATCAATAATTAGGTAACAACATATATGTTTCATATACAAATGgatattacatattttttttgtcataATTATTCTAGTATGAAATTTCAGATCAGTTGAACGCCATACACACGAGATATTATGTCAATATTGCCTGATTATTGTCGTGATGGTCAAGACCTTTGGTTGACGGTTAGCCttcctcttatatgcttccatatcaTGGAGTGGCATCAACAAGATCGAGTATTAAAATAGTTTGATCTGCTATAAACGATACTATTATTGTATTATACATTCCCGCAACTACACCAAATTGATTTAAGAGGTAAACACGACCAAGTTCAGCATCGACTTCATGCAAAATATATACCATTGTGGCGTGTACGTCGTGATCGTTATGCACGAGGATAAATAATAGATGGGTCAGTTGTATCAAATGAATACTTGTGCACGACTCAGTCACGAGAAgatttatcacacctgacgGCGCTTACTATTATTGCAATGTAAGAATTTTATCATCTTGTGCTTTTCAATTATATggtacaaatattattttatatcgATATTTTTCATCATACACAATAATTTTATCCAAATTGTACACCAATATTTAGTATAACACAATTTACCAGAATTGAGTTCCATTTGTGACTAAAACTTGGtaaaaatgtagaaaatatcATTCGACAGACACAAAGACTCAATATTGCTGACATTGACCAAAGACGTAGTCATTGTGGATGATAAGGACAACATGGCGAAGTTATTCCAGAGTAACACGTTGACCAAACACGTTGACCATAAACCTCacatattttatgatttgatTCCAACTTCTCCTTGACACTCACTCGGAGTACAAGCAGACATCACATCAAGTTTCGATAATCAACAAGAGTATTATACGCACGATGAACTTTTGTCTGTCGTCATTTAAAATGATATTGATGATGTATTTATCATCAGCAACATTTTGAAGTGTTTGTACCTCATTGTGGGCACAATGTCTACAAAGACGACCACCATTGGCACATGAGTGATTTGTAATTCAAACTTTTTAGCTTCACATGAACTTTTATCTTGAAATAAAAGAGCAAGTTTGAGATACGTTAAATCTAATTAATGAAACTaatgaaaaaaaagaacaaggaaaaaaaactcCTAACTTGTGGACTCGATCCAAGATTTTGGTCTTCACTCATGGATTGGATCCACGAGTACTGTGACATGGCAGCCACCTACCAATGACGGTGGTGGTGACTGGGTCTACGAGTACTGTGACATGGCAACCACCTACCAATGACAGTGGTAGTGATTGGATTAAAGAAAATTGTGTACCAGTATACGATTTTTTCAAATCCAAATCAAccatatttttgtcaatagtttgCTCCTTAACCTtgtttataaaattgattttttttcaaccactttacttttttttttcaagtaccctatttttgtcattactttaaaaaaaactacattATTCTTGAATTTAATCTTGCAAAAGAATCTAAAATGttttatataaactaaaattttacataatataaaacattttgtctatataattAGATGATCTTGTCATATAAAttcaatataataatttaagagATGGGTGTCACTCTCATTATTAGACCAATCGGCCTGAAAAAGTGTAGGTTTAAGCTTGGCCCAGACCCAAGACAAAGATTCTTAAATGGGCTATAATATAAACTCGACCCCACTTTCAATAGTCATGCATGCCAATGACCCAACCCTTTGGACTTGACTAATTGAAATTGGATCAAATTTTAAGCCTAAGTTTAGATCATTTGAGATGGCCAATGGGAGAAGTTGTGATACTTGACTCGATTCTTGCTTTGAAACGACATTATtggatataatatattaaacaaCTACATCAATCCTAAGGATCCATAGGTTAGTACAGGTCCATTACagcaattaaaatgtttaaattgtttcgtcttagatttttatttcaatttcaattttgtatatctagattaaaaaaatacaataatatcTTTGTATTCTATTCGGCTCAATCCTTCTAATaaaagttttggcctagttaaGTTTAGTGAAAGTCAATTAAAAGAATGAAAAGTAACTGTTGAATACAAAGTATCCATTGCCTGAATTCAAACTCGATTTCATTCAATACTTCACAAGCAACGAGGTTCAAAATTCCCATTTACTAGCCTCTTTGATAATTTCATTACCCTCACAAGCAAGATCACATCCATCATTACGAGCTTGTACACAGTTATAGAACTACTAGGTTAGCTATGACAACAGGTACATGACCCAAGAGTGCCTCAAAGTTCCGCCATTGAATTGTTACTAATcctttgatatttattttttaaaaagttacttttagattttctaaattaaatttactaaaaagtcattaaattatttcttatttaatcttattttaaaatttcaagtatttatttattaattttactcgaaaattatatttatttaagttttggtgtgtttattaattttttatttattaaagtttcATTCATAactttattcttaaaaaaaaaaaaaacattttattaatttttaacactTCAAAGTTGTGTATTACCTACAAATTATGatgtataaaattaaaagtaaatccAAACATGGCCACACGAGACGAGCAGTGTTGAACTGAAATTGGGGAAATGTAATTACTTTAAGCATTGATGATGATTGTAAAACATTATCAGAGTAGAGAGAAAAAGCTCCTACTGTTACCAGTCTCACTTCACATCACTACAAACCCCAGTCGATCAGAAGAAAACGGAGAGAACGATGGCTTATCTGTTGCATAAGTCTGCTCGCTTAAGCTCATCCATTAACAAATGTGCAACAGATTCGTATCCCATTTCCCGAGCTGCAAAAATCAACCCAAAAATTATTAAAACCAAAAGCACATAAAAAATTTCACAAACTCAAACAGAAAATTCAATAACCTCTGTAAATGGCAAGCCCAGTTGGAGCCATCTTGCGCTTCTTCAAACACAATGAactgcataaaaaaaaaaaaaaaaaaaaagaaagaaagaaaaagaaagaaagagtgACCATTGAgtaaaaaaaaccctaatgaAAACTTGTGATACTCTGTTTCTATAGACATCAAAATAATCAAACAAACCTGTTGCATATCCAATAAGGGTTGATTCCTTTCTCCTCCACACAATGAGGGCACATCCATTTCTTGTTCTCAATCACTTCTTCCATTTCTAATCAACAAACAACACAGCCCCATTTTAACATTAACTCTATATCCTAAAGATTTTGATCAGTATTTTGTATTGGAGAGAGAGATGTTTACCTTCGCCATATCTGACCTTCAGACAAGCTCGGCAAAAGACACCATTGGAGGAATGACAAACAGAGCAATCAGTTTTTCCTATAGGGGAACAGCTAGTATATTTCAACTACTATTGATATATTATCACTGAGATAGATTTCGTTTAGACCACTTACCGATGCATGGTTTATCCATATCGAAATTACCACATCTCTCGCAATCTTCTTCACCACATAGTTTCTTCTGCctacacattaattaaatttcaaccACCGTCCATaagaattggaagaaatgttgaataacagaAGATTGAATTTGAATGTACCTGCAGAAATGGCAGCAGATTCCAAAAACAGGATCATAAACACTCCCTCGTCCCTTACTACTACACCTCCGTGCCGATGCGTCCGGCGAAAGCCGATGTTCCAAATCACTGATTTCCACTGAAGGAGCATTCGCAGGCCTCTTCATAATCTCTTCCCCCACTGCAAAATCAAACATCGGTAAATAGAAAATCATAACCAACGTGAATACAGTAAGTATACTCATTCAGTATTACTCGATTTAGATCTACCTTCATTACACTCAAATTTTAGACTGTGAACTGATTTCCCCTTCAATCTGTTGGACCTCCGGAAGGAGAACTGGAAACGCAACGGAGTGGAGACCGGTGAAATCTGCTTCAATCGATCGGAACGACGAAGAGGAAGAGAAATCCGGGAGAGCGTATTGTGACATTTTCTCGCGTGGATCTTTGCCGACTTTGCAGAGGAAATAATGGAATGAAGTTCGGATACGGTCTTTTTCAACCCTAGCGACGCCAATCGCTCCTGATCCAGCAAATTTCCatcaaaatcaaaactcacagagaatgaagaagaagaagaagaagaagaagaagaagaagaagaagaagaagaaggattgaTAGAGATACCTTATTCTCTAAAATGCGAGCGTTTCTGAGATCTTCGTAGTCGCTTTTAGCTCTGAGTCTTCCCATGgcgtttgtttgtttgtttctgCTCCGAGTCTTCTTTGCTGCTACTGCTTACTGATCAATCCTTAAGAGAGCGATTGGAAAGTTGAGGAGATGATAAAATAACATGATTGTCGCTCAGAGATTGTCACCGTGTGCACATGGGGAACGTTGAGATCTCGCTAGTGGGACCTACTAACGTCGTTAATGCTACTGCCTATTGTGTTTTGTGCGGTCATTCAATTTGTGTGACGGAACTGTAACTTTAACATTTGAACTCCAACGGTCATATTTTGTGTGCGCAAATATCCGCTTTTTTTAATTTCGAAAATGAATACGTTTGAATTTGGTAATaagaatttattcttttttcttctaaagATAGAATAAGCCTTTTTTTCCCCTCCTTTagaaaagtattaaaaaaaagtttttgctttccttttctctcttctcttattattattattattatttttgttttttttggtgTTTGCATGTAGGATTTGGGTGGCATATGTTATCAACTTAAGCTTTTAAATTGATTGATGATTTAAAGATGTCTTtcacatttgtttttttttttaattaaaatatcattttagtcaTTGTACTTTGATATTAGTTCTATTTTAGTCCCTATTGTTTTAATTGATCAATTTAAATCCCTCTACTTTGAACAAAGCTTTAAAATGGTCCATAATGTTAAGTTATGACTAGCAATTAGTTTAGgttgcaattttttaaaaaaaataaaagaaatgccAAATATGATAGGGAAAATGCAGAGTCAGCAATAGGGGTGTTAAAAAACCCAATgacctaaaaaaattaatcaacccaatccaaccagTACAGTTTttgttgggttatcaactcatttgggtcgGGTTgatttcaaataaatgaaaactttatGAGTTGGGTTAGTTCATAGATTCACTTAATATATACAAACTAacccgaacttattattaactttaaaatatatttttttgttacttataatacaattattcatacatatattgattttagatttatttagtttcattattttttgaataatttattctcaaacaactcttaaaaatagtttcttaGCACTTTTGAAAgatagtttcattatataaattgaaattgtgttgttaatcttaattcaatacataaaaataattaaattagatttttacgtATTTACATTTTACTACTTTTTAGAACAAAGTTTTAAATAAATGGGTGGagtaatccaacccaacccagaTATTTCATGATTGTGTTGGAtagattcattttttaatatgggttatttggattgaagaaatttacattCTGAATAATTAGTTTGGGcctaaaaagttttttaatcCAATTCAAGTCGATCCATGAACACCCATAATCAACCATATATCTTTTGTTTGTCTACTATTTTAGGAGGATAGTAGGAAATTTGTTTCTTTAAATAGTTAGAAAATACAATGTGCAATTTAACGGTATACAAAAGAACTTAATTTCAAGTTTTGCAAAGCCCATGGCAGGGGGATTATATCCTTCATTGACGACAACGAAGAAGGGGACAACTCCAACCTGTTTATTAACCCACATTAAACCTTTAGCTACTTTCAATTTCAAAGTACTCCACACTCTTCATTAATCAACCATGAAACTTCAACCATTAGTTTCAGTTTTGAAGCtcttgttagggttgatgccctaaagtctcgtgtcctgtagtttgtaaactgtttgtacgaatgcttgtgttgtataatatatgatatttacttcacatcttcattttgctcagttgtatgttttatttgttttaccacaaaccaataaacataaaatccctagttatctgtatgtaacttaagcatgtacgtggtgacatacaagtagatcatgtcttaaggtgataaccaaaatggtttgtagtatatggatataggagggaaaccttatcctggtaacgctacggatgcggcccgctttgtggaatggtcacaagtgttgtgacttgtcacagatggtctaatcctgatcattcgtataggggacatgcgagcgggacgtcctatacaaagagtttgtataagacctgaccacgaagtgttaacgtcacATTATATAATactgttcatgacaaagacttcacttcactaggatgaccatagataacataatctcaatcctgagtgaattgggaactcctaccactgagggcggttctttgatttgtataggtatgagtggccaggtcaccgattaaacctaccattttggagattcgtctaatttgggagttgagaacgcagctacacgagatggaattcactcattccccgaggcaggggcaagtagatagatagctcccttaagggctgattccagggcttgaacgatgtggcgccacacaccttcttttggccttcTCTTGgaccaagaggtgttcacacatagttggactatgttgtattgttcattagaggaatcagtggtatttaagaagtgagatgtaactacatgggaaaaatggtaaaattggtccaactgtacttacgagcatctatgaagggtcatcgtactcatgattggttttatccgatggacacaaaaatatatctgtggtaagaagagttcaactgttgttctttagtggaatgcttggcaattaacggatgatggatctcgtggctaaagagtttagtcagctattcacatactgttgaagcttcgagccacaggtccataaggtcccctaggtagtttggataaagtcgagaatcagtgtttggtcagtttgaaatgttcaaattgacaaaagggagttcaattatatatgatacaattgaactggttaattatatatgatataattggctaaatgtatgagatacattatttttggaggaaattagatataaatatgatttatatcaagtgtaGGAGAAATTACTagagtagatatatgatatcaaattatagagtaaggatataatatgattatattcatttattaattaaattggttaattatgagataattggctgaAATATTCTCCTCAattgtgcgttagtgggagaagtggtattcggttatggtaaccgatgaataaaatgaaaatttgtttcactTGGCAAGGAGTTCGAAAAAATCGCAACTGGTGTGGAAAAGTATCGGTCACctagttgagagcctatacgatagagtctcatcgtctaaacgatcgcacgcctttctctaaacgatcgcttagctttcctaaacgatcacctaGCGTGtcgcattttctaaacgatcgtatacctattactagacgatcgcttagtaaaacctacacaatcgtgtagctttgtctaAAGGATAAGcattccgctatacgatagaatTCTCTCCTATTtgtttatcgtctacacgatcaaccTATTCTCCgacctttaccaaattcaccaaagaccacactttggattctcactctgagaataccaaggcttcaactggtggtgtcgtccccgtttcTTACTTGTTCGtgcttgttcgtgttgctgccaTTCGTGTAGACAATCGTGCTGCCGTAGCCGATTGATTTGTTGGGCGATAGAGTTTGTAGAGGTTcttccgctgcgttgagttcgAGTTTAAAGAgggtcttcaattggtatgtgaactcaatcccttgtagtttatttctcaaagtatggcgttaattagtgttaatttacaaaactatctgttagaatgtatgtgttgtatttcggtcacgatgaAATCGAAAAGTTCTGAACGCGCTAATGgttgctcttcgttaagagttccttcaattggtattagagccaagttttaatattccaatttcattgatgcaacGAATTGtatatacattcttggtgggtgcatatcagctatgtttaagtgttaaattgttgtggataTGCGGGTTAATTAAGTTTTCTAGGATGTTAGccttgatttgatttaattcttttacattttcggtTGATTGTAAAAGTTcatgcatttttgggcattattaatcattatcgagtttgtaattcaaactcagtttgagtcttgagtcgttcgtgaagaagatcggagcaagAGTTGCaattcttcgaggaaggagacgatcaagggttgatcgggtcgttagacgatggggtaagcgatcgctgagtatcgggtCATGTAGACGATAGGATGCtcgtctatcgtttagctcagcaagctccatcacttagtaactgactaaacgatcatttaacttTCGCCTCAttaagcgatcgcctagacgtgtctcttatacacatctagatgtgtataagagacagcatctagacgatcaggcttcacagcCTCATTGTcatctaagtgatcgtttagcttttgtgcctatcgtctagtgtgcgctgggcgatcatttaccttcagcgtttactaaacgatggacttcttctggcggttcaagacccggtttgcctgtgaaccggtttgttcaatgaaaaatgtaatagatagggttatttcatttcagttttttgtaaaggctcatcccgatccattaatccataatttaatacatgcgatgtatggttTTTATGTGTCATCtagtatgcacatatagaaaatcccccttaggttatgcattagtcatgcatcatatatttattgtaaatgttataatttagagaagcatgatttaattatgtaagtgcatgctcatgcatcatataatataagagttatatttatgcatgcataagaagcattgacatgcatcatctttatatcataattgttatagtataagggtgaatggaaagcatgttttgcttggttattacgcgtatatataaaagttatgtatagtaatgatcaaacattgcatgaagcatgacacataggttacttcataagtgttataaacacctagttgtGCGCGGTgtaattttagttgtttctttttaagagttaaagagaaactagaactaaaagaaataagaaagagttgcatgctcacttaggtttaattcatggttttaaaatgtttaaaacttggataacatagacctaagatcacggttctaatatgattaacaACTTTAAGGCTTTAGTTTCTTTTAATCAGTttgataggattaaattgactaataaaaggttaaagtgtagaaaatttatctataagggaccttttgtctaaggcgggttctgtctaggctggggtatttaagttgacggaaacgtaacacccctacctgagaacttatttggaaaggtgaattagatagatttgatgcatacatacaagttaaggacagtccattaaaatatttaaatgtgactacttgaacttgttcatatttcataaacaaaagttgtttatgagcagactttaaaaaaaatgacttagactaaaatcaatagttgaattgtctaggttaatgaacctctaggtagaacattcagtgggacgtacttggggcataaaatgcttcacttaaacctttcatgtttctcctaaatagtccacaccgtaaGATCTACCCtaagcctcgaggcacctttagCGTctccccctaacggatggtgtttgggtaggtcaatatcaaggtggatagagagggtgttcatagtaaatggagTGGGaagtgtgacaacatatccctcggtctccctcgttagatTGGATAAAGTTATTGTGCATctcctcgaggcaccctgggagtgtccccctaaagaatggcagttttgtgcgtttctttatttgatctcctgtaagaggataaagtaacttagtctcttgtcctaatctgcttcttccctacggtgggctcattaaggtgggactctggcaccgaaagcgaggggtcacacttacgcggaattatTAAAGGTTAAAAGTTCTAGACCAAATAAATtatggttgttaggttcagttccaagagttggttctacctaatagttgagaatgtctcatcccagcgaaggagCATCTGATCActcccaccggtgacgtttgtcctacctcactagggcatcattgcaaaataaaagtctttcac encodes:
- the LOC120083439 gene encoding cell division cycle-associated 7-like protein, whose protein sequence is MGRLRAKSDYEDLRNARILENKERLASLGLKKTVSELHSIISSAKSAKIHARKCHNTLSRISLPLRRSDRLKQISPVSTPLRFQFSFRRSNRLKGKSVHSLKFECNEVGEEIMKRPANAPSVEISDLEHRLSPDASARRCSSKGRGSVYDPVFGICCHFCRQKKLCGEEDCERCGNFDMDKPCIGKTDCSVCHSSNGVFCRACLKVRYGEEMEEVIENKKWMCPHCVEEKGINPYWICNSSLCLKKRKMAPTGLAIYRAREMGYESVAHLLMDELKRADLCNR